Proteins encoded together in one Macrobrachium rosenbergii isolate ZJJX-2024 chromosome 45, ASM4041242v1, whole genome shotgun sequence window:
- the LOC136829930 gene encoding zinc finger MYM-type protein 6-like: MPLTMYVQASLNSGITHQTSANNKNLYRESDAVDPEGHYRPCPPPSPCYCWYSTPAVLSHDETLSAHCSSYIEMSGDIKEQVVAAIKESGKFSLQLDESTDVSDDAQLLVYVRYQGKSDIEENFLFCKRLETTTTGEDLFKLVDNFIKEEGLKWDQCYSVCSDGAPAMLGARQGFTARVKQVNPTVIVTHCLLHRENLASRKMSLELNTVIEDVIQIVNFVKSSALNSRLFNEEDASLLDVQSVILGHLEKLIEEFDKYIPDGELHEKYKWLCRPFDVQAEDLSEEESSIQNLQEELIEVQHDDETLRFNFERQTLDEAERASHPSSAKHSHSSYIVSFLFSQRLGYKGAFGPLPNMPKTLLNFRGRDCHVEKDGPEEEEEEKEEEEVKKDELSE, encoded by the exons ATGCCCCTGACGATGTACGTTCAAGCTTCCCTCAACAGTGGGATCACACACCAGACTTCTGCGAATAACAAAAATCTTTATCGGGAATCTGATGCTGTTGACCCCGAGGGG CATTACCGGCCTTGTCCACCACCAAGCCCCTGCTACTGCTGGTACTCCACTCCAGCTGTACTGTCGCACGACGAAACACTGTCTGCACATTGTTCGTCGTATATCG AGATGTCAGGAGACATCAAAGAACAGGTAGTGGCTGCCATCAAGGAGAGTGGGAAATTCAGCTTGCAGTTGGATGAGTCTACTGACGTCAGTGACGATGCTCAGCTCTTGGTGTATGTAAGATACCAAGGGAAGAGTGACATTGAAGAGAACTTCCTGTTCTGTAAACGACTGGAGACGACAACAACAGGTGAAGATCTGTTCAAGCTGGTTGATAACTTCATCAAAGAAGAGGGACTTAAATGGGATCAGTGCTACAGTGTGTGCTCAGATGGAGCACCTGCAATGCTAGGGGCACGTCAGGGTTTCACTGCCAGAGTAAAACAAGTCAACCCCACAGTGATAGTGACTCATTGTCTGCTCCACCGGGAAAACCTTGCCTCTCGGAAAATGTCACTTGAGCTTAACACTGTTATAGAAGATGTGATTCAAATAGTGAATTTTGTTAAATCATCAGCCTTGAATTCAAGGCTGTTTA atgaagaagacgccTCACTTCTGGACGTACAAAGTGTCATTTTGGGGCACCTTGAGAAATTGATTGAGGAGTTTGACAAGTATATTCCGGATGGAGAGTTGCATGAGAAGTACAAATGGTTGTGCAGACCCTTCGATGTCCAAGCCGAGGACCTTTCAGAAGAAGAGTCTTCTATCCAAAATCTGCAAGAGGAGCTCATCGAGGTGCAACATGATGATGAAACTCTTCGTTTTAATTTCGAACGACAAACACTAG ACGAGGCGGAAAGGGCGTCACATCCTTCGTCGGCTAAGCACAGCCATTCTTCCTACATCgtctctttcttgttttctcaGCGCCTGGGCTACAAAGGGGCCTTCGGTCCTCTTCCTAATATGCCAAAAACGTTGTTGAATTTCAG AGGAAGAGACTGTCATGTGGAGAAAGACggccctgaggaggaggaggaggagaaggaggaggaggaggttaaaaAAGATGAACTCTCAGAATGA